The sequence TGACTGACACAGGTAAAgctacaatttcatttttttttaactggtcTTAAAATGACAGGGGAAGTCTAGCTGGACTTGCACTTGCATATATCACAATGAAGTCGGGTTTCTCAGGTTGATTCCTACCATTATGTAGCAAGTCATTTTTCCTGcactccatcttttttttttttttttttttaagattatagTGCAGTGCCTATGAGCTAAGGCTGTTCTACTCAGATACACAACAAACAGCATCATAGAGAACCTAccaacagaaaagcaaggaagtGACACATCAGGAATGTACTACAGGAATCTTCTGATATGAATGTGCATACTAATTTGCAAAGCCTTAATGTGATGAGCACTATCTTGCAGCTGCAGGACTAAGTAAGCAGAAAGGAGTGAaatcaaataaacaaacagcagaaaaaattacATGCTATAAAAGAATACAGTGCCATTCTTTCAAGATCAGTATTTCAGACTAGCAAGCGAACAGGCATTTCCCATCAGAATCTGAGCATGACCATTTTGCTGGGTGTTTCCCTCTTCATCCCTTACAGCaacattaattttcaaagttcttTTACAAgcaatcaggagaaaaaaaaattgtaaaaattaaattgtataAACAGAGGTTTTGCACTAGgttatcttttctttccattcttgCAATTCAATGCAAAACTGTcctcagggaaaggagggaattTTGTTTCCCTCACTGATCAGAAACAACATAATAAAACCAGACaaatcattttaatgaaacataaGTCttgtccatttaaaaaaaaaccttccagctTCCACTGCTgagttaaaaacaaatgcaaagcaaaaaatgcaGTGATCTGATGTAGAAACCTGTATCTCATCTGCAGGGCTTGTGATTAAACCATTTGGTTATGTAATTAGCTAGCATACAAAGTTACACCTACAGCAGCATGCTAAAATTCTTCTGAAGTCTGCCTGGACACTTAGTTTGAGTCCAAATAGCACATAGTCCTTCAATGAAGTGTTGGAAAACTTTCTAGGTGTTCCAAAATAGATTAAGAGAGATTTCCTGTTAGTTCTAGAATATAATCCTTTACACACTTAATTATTGTGATTTCCAAATTCACTCTTAAAAATTCAGCAGCCCCTCTGACAAGGCCAACCTTCTTGCTTGGAAGATCAGTTACTATTTTATCTGGTTCCTTTCTCCCCACATAACATGACTATAACATTTTGTAGCTTCCTTCTAACATACAAGGTTAATATTGTAGAAAGTATAATATAAACAGCATTTCTTACCATCTCACCTGtcaaaagagagaaatatatttcgtgaggtttttttttccttgatgttCCATTCTTAGATTGGATTTGTTTTTCTAGACAGCTCCAGATGGCTGGAAGAATTCTGTACGCCACAACTTATCATTGAACAAATGCTTTGAGAAAGTTGAAAACAAGTCAGGCAATTCTTCTCGGAAGGGCTGTTTGTGGGCTCTGAATCCAGCCAAAATCGATAAGATGCAGGAAGAGCTTcagaaatggaagaggaaagacCCAGTTGCTGTAAGGAAGAGTATGGCAAAGCCAGGTCAGTAATACGTTAGCATATTAGTTCTCAAACACTGCTACCCAGaacttttctttgcaacagGCACCAAGCTGTATAAGAGAATTTATACATGAtttaggaaaacagattttttctgGGTTATAAAGTGTTTGgcaaaacaagagaaaaaaattaaaagcagaattaaataGGACCTAGTTTTGCAGGAGTGCTTCCAAACAGGCACAAAGAagcttccccccaaaaaatctgtcttcataTCTCACTAAACTTTAAGataaaaacaacactgaaatacatactatagaataaaatctgaaattaacTGATAAGTCTCCAACCTTTAAACAAAAAGCCTGCAATTTATTACATACCTACTTGGAAAtgataatttagaaaaatatttcagttcttaTCATCTATGGGCTAGCACTTCTGTTTGCCATTCCACTCACACATTTCCTGAGGAACACCAAAATACTAGCCGCAAGCTATGAAAATTAAGGCTCTGTTAGGAAAAAGTAAgtcacagactttttttcttgttttgtagaAGAACTTGACACACTGATAGGCGACAAAAGTGAGAAGCTGAGATCTTCCATCATGTCCTGCAGTCCGACTGGTGTTGCAAGTGCATCCCTTTCCAGGCAGATGGCAGTCCAATCCCACTCCTTGTGCGAGCCATCTCTTTCCTCCGGGGTATCACAGCCATTACAGAGTATCCACGCATCAGGAGCTCTGCATGTCAAGAACCCCTTATCAAATTTGCTCGGGGGGCAGCAGACTGCGTGCTACACATCACCACAGGGGTTTCCTCCGATCTCAAGTACGTTAATGCAACAGTCACCTGACCCTCAGACCCTATTTCCTTCTGGGGAGGCTCAGAGTGAACTCCGAACTCAGCCCAGCATCACCCAGGATTCTCCACTGCCGGCCCAGACCCCCCCCACCTGCGGTGTGAAGATGCTGACAGAGCACTCGACAGCCAGGACAATGCAGGACACGCTCATGCAGGAAGGAGATCTCAGCAATGATATCGATGCTCTTAATCCATCCCTGACTGATTTTGATCTCCAAGGTAGATATCtaaggcatttttattttgtagagTCAGGTTTATTACATCACATCCCAGCCTGCATAAGATGCATTTATGCCCTTCTTTTTTAACTACTTGTCCTTGCAACTGCTACAGAAACCAGCTTACTAGGTCACGTTATTTCACACAACATGGAATCTTTAAAAAGTTTCCCAAGAAAGCTACAGATTGACAcccagcatttaaaataataacctGCTTACTCTTGACTAGGACTGCTGATATTTAATACTGCAATACGGTATTTagaatgtgggttttttttaattaaagcatattttccactgaaaactaCTCAAGCACAGCTATTCAGTGCATATCAAGAGAATTATCATGTGAAGGGCacaaagataaataattttgattgAATTAATATGTTGACATTTTTATCAATATTTATTCAAACACCTTCCACATTTCTTCTCAGAGAAATTTTACTGTTTACTCCTTCTCAAGACATTCACATGATCTATGCCCTGaacaactgtattttctgagGTGTGTTCTTAGTCATGTAATACTGACAGTAAagttttttatattaaataatcaAATCATCTTGAATAGACAGGATTTTGAACACCAAGAACATAGCTTTCCAtgcaaaaccatgaaaaaaacctAGCAAGtttatgtgtctgtgtgtatatatttatatatgcatacatataaaataaaacctgtgagTTCCAAATGGTAAAGCTCTTCCTGCACCAAATAACGTGCAAGAATTGCCTTCCTGCACAGGCAAAAAATGGTACTTTTTTAGGTTACAAAGCAACCTAAACGAGCAAAAAGCATAGTCTTAATAATCTACATGACTCAGTGCCTGCATGTGCCTTACCATTGTACTGTCAGAAATATTCCACAATCCGGCCATGCCCAGATTGCTTGACTAAGATTAACACCACAGGTTTTTGAATTCTtagcttcttcctctttcagacAGACAGATCTCACGTTCCACTCATTTCCCTGAACCTCTTTCCATTTTGCTCAGTTAATCTGGACCATACTCATTCGTATTGTGAATATTCTGTATGCTTCACCAATATGGTACAATCCCAACTTCCCTCTGTCCTCGCCTTTTACCTTAAATTTTTTAACCATATCTAAGCTTTttacttactttctttttaaaattctcaaaTCTGAAATAAGATGTGCTAAAATTTAAGACAAGGCCTGCACACTTGGAGCAAAATcattatacacacacacacagagtaaaaaaaaacaacaaccaccaaacacaAAATCAGGCTTCCAGCAAAAGGGCTAAAAATGTTACCCTGTTTGATAGTCTGTAGATGGTGGGTATAGCTTCGGACCAACAGTCTGCCTGCCACTGCCCTCCCTGAAGAAATCTTTGATGACGCATACGACAAAcacagccctcctgcagcaACTTATTTAATGCTTTCACTGGGATAGGCATGTTCAATGAAAAGACAAGAAACTTTTTGGTATAtgtaagaaaaatgcaacatttcagATCTTTTGATTTGTCAGGTCAACCACATATCCAGTACTATAGCGTGCAATTCAGAGACTGCTACACCATAAGAATACGAGAAGGCCAGTTGTAAAGTAATTTACAGATTTGCAGGTTTGTCCCATAAAGTGCCATTAGCTCTTCCATATCTTGCACAGATAACAGAGgcaatttcctttttcaaaattagtgggcttttttcaaataaaagttatGCTTCATAAGGATACATTTGCAGCAGAATCTTGGAAATTACcaagcaaaataatttccttaaatTAATGCTGCTTTCTCCCAGATTTAAATTCATTAGGGAGACAGATGAATAGtaactattaatttttttcctttctcattcaTAAGTGATTACCAGTACCTACACATACAGCACACACAACTGTATAATTACCAACTCCTGTAAAACAATGTTTCAAAAAGCATGTATAGAGAAAGTCAAATCaatccattttgttttgttatagGAAATCTTTGGGAGGAGCTGAAAGATGACAGCCTAGCTGTGGATCCCCTAGTTCTCATTTCATCATCCCCAATGTCTTCCCAGTGTTTCCCTTCTCACTGCCAGatggagaacagcagcagcaacagcaacatcCCAAACGGAACTCCACACAGCAACTTACCCGACCTACAGCTCACTACTCTTTACTCTGCCTTTATGGAATTGGATACAGTGTCTCCTGCCTACCTAAGTAATTCTGGATCCAAACCTATAGCACTAATGTGAACCACGCACCAacctaattattattttgtctaAATACAGTCCTAACCATCACAGACATGTACCTATCTGATGTCAGCTGAAACTGTGTCCACCGGAATAAGAATAATCTTTTTCCAGAACTCACCTGCAGGATATGTAGCTTTACTATGATAATTTTCTACAGACagatagtaattttttttttttaattatttaaagataATATTGTTAAAGGCTAAACTGGTCAACACCATTTTATCAAGCCACTCATCTTCTGCATCTTCAAGAAACAAATGactacaagaagaaaacaaatcattgactttattctttcttttttttttaatgaaagctgcTTGCAAATGAACACAGAAGTCAAAGCACATAATAATCTAACTTATTTATTGGAGCCAATGATGGCAACAACATCTGCCACAgaccactcaaaaaaaaaaaaaaatatctgcatattaaaacatttatagTGCCCTTAAAAGAAGTTCTGGGTTTTGGTAAACAAGACTATAAACTGAAAATTCTGCAAGTATTAGAAGATAGAGGACTATCTGCTGACAGACTAAACCAAAGCAACAAATATACTTTAGTGAAAAAGTCTAAGttttactgtgtttaaaaagagatttcaaactctgctttttttaataaaaaagaacaaaacaatttaGTAGAATTTTTACTTGGCTGGAAATTATTCAAATTCATTCCTCTATTTTTATCCACATAAACTGAACAGTAAGATGAATTATTCAACCATTAAatcaacattttgaaaaatgctaataaagagagagaacaaTAATAGTTGCAATTAGCCAAATCCAGAGAGCATCTCTATTTTAACATCCGGCTGACATCCAATACATCCAACAGGGTTCATTACGATGCTGAACTAGCCTTTGCATTAGGACAGCATATGGTTCCTAACACACTTCTCTCTCTGATTTACCATAAAGGTGCTGCTTGTGATGTGACTGaacagtgttttatttcaagtgAAACAATCTAAAACCAAAGCAATCTGGAGCAGGAACCTTTAACAACACCAAGGAAAATAGtctacaaacaaacaaacaaaaaaaatgtgtctttaaTGACATCTCTATTCCCATATTATGGAAATCACAAGAAACTAAGGAAGTTAAAACTTAAGTCACATTGGGTCACTTACACTATGAAAATCAGCAAGGATTTACAAGGAAAACCATAGACCAGGTAGAACAGTGATAgtactgttaaaataaatgcatgcagGTTTAGTTAGCTGCTTTCTCACAGCCAGGTGGGATTACTGCCTGTTAGGAGTGAAGCCAAACCCAGGTTCAAATCTACACCCTCAACCATGCCTACTAGCCTAGACTTAAAATCAGATTAGGGGCAGACAGATAGAGAAGATTTAGGAAGAACACATGTGATGCAACTTTGTAATCCGTCACGCAGCTATCAAGAAATCCTCACTTGACTTGAgcccctcttcctctgcatTCCTGCAAACAGAATATGCCGAGTGAGAATATGCAGACTCAAGCTTGCAAAGCTCTTCTATTCaaaaaaacagcaggaagagAGTTGTACAAACATAGCAGAGCTAGGTGAATCAATTCTTGACCAACATTTAgataaagaaataaggaaaaaattaagcatGCCACATCACTAGAAATGTGCATACTACATGATAACCCTAAAGCATACAGTAAGTATAAAGCTGCTGAACATTATATTCAGTATAATTTAAAAGTTACCAAGTTACAAATAAATACCTACCAAGTGCAAACTTTAAGAGCAATAATACTATCCTAGCTAccttttttggggaaaaaaaacaaaacaacaaacaaatatATAACTTAATATAACCATGcactgaggaaaaacaaaaccaaacagatccCCTGCCCTGCACTCAGGCAGCATGTTTTTGCACCCCACTGGCTCTCCAACACATAGCTACTATTATTCCTTAAAACATGCCAACATCTCTTAAGCCAAAAATAACAATAAGTGGTAAATAATGTTATCTACAAATATTAGACCATTTACAATAGATCTGGCTTGTGCTGAGAGACTAGTTTCCCTTGCTCTGTGCATGTGTATGCTCTCTGACTTCGTCAGAAGACAGCACTACTCTGCCAGCACCCCCACTGCTCAGGTAGGACCATCTGTGCCAGACCCTCATAAATACATTCACTTAACTTCAGAGAACAGCCACTCTGACATCAGTGGGACTTCTGCATTCAGTTACCTACACCCTCAAGGACTTCTCAAGATAAAACCCTCTCCATTTAGAAGCCCTTCACTGCAAACACCGGAGTTGGTACACAGATCAAAATTTTCAGAGGCCTAAGGGAGTGACATACTCAGTTTTCAATTACTTTCAATCACCATTTGCATCAAATTCTTATtagccttttttaaaatcattacaaGAATACATACTGAGTAGCATACCGTGAACCGCATTATGGCCAGTATACAGGATGTTACATTTTGCAAGATATTACCCTACAGAATTAATGGTCTTCccaatattttatatttggcAGAGAGAGATGATGACAAGAAAATGCATGAGAATGTACCAAATGAAGTGTATCAGGAAGGTCCATCACGCTAAAGACATGGCAaaattgcaataaaatatttgtgattaAAGCAAATCCATGGCAGATGAAAAACCCATTCAAACCAACGGTATGATCTGGACCACACTTTAGATGAGCTGAATATCTGCTACAGAAACTCcaaaatcacagattttaaatgaagaaaagataagGTTCTTTTGTTGTGTTAGAGACTTATAATTTACAAGCATAGCAATTAATTCATTATTTGTAAATTTGTATGTGTTATTCATATCCTCTGTGATCTGTGTTTAACAGGCTAGGGCATTCTCTCACATGCACCAATATATTCCATGCTTGTGACCATACACATGATCACAAGGcggaggggaaggaagaaatagaGAAGGAAATCTAAGCACCATACtgtattatgtatttttcttggcAATAAGTCTTCGAAGAATTATCAGacataaaaaacaaaagggaaaagaacactctaacatctttttttgtattttgcttaattttcttGACATACTGTAGCTACACAAGAGAGGTTTGTCTTCCCTATATAAAGTTATTTGTTCTAAGCACCTTAAAGTATTTTCTCCAATGCATTCCATATTTAACATGGTTGGACATTTCAAAGAAgttataagaaaaataatgtaatgacttttattaaaaaaagagtcacattttaaaaagactgcAAGTTATTAACTAATATAAATTGTCTGGgttccccttcccacccccttTCAGGCTCTTGCATCTAGAATTTTATTGTCTTGCTTCAGTGATTCTGGTGATTCAGGTACACGCAAAAGAAATCCCATTGAAATATGGGTGCATGAGGAAAAAGTCATACTATAAATTACAATTCTGgaacaattctttttttaaaaaagttaaaaactaTATTTATTTAACTACTTTTGTTTATATAGGAAGAATAATCCTTGTACAATCCTTATCTagtacttaaaaaatattttttgacacAGTCACTGATAGCACAGTAGTAGTTTTCTTAGAACTTGTAGAGCTGGTGACACCTTAAATTGCACCTACCATAAAATAAGTGTTTTGCACACACTGCAAATCTATTTAAGATACATTTGCATTAAAGATCATTTTAAGTAGTAGTCTGAAAAcagggggagaaagaaagaaaagaatgatgTTTTCCCAGTCCAAGGCTAACGACATTTGCTTAATCAGCCTAAACCAAACACATTATGCAAACAGCTATTTCtgtctagggaaaaaaaatgtcttaacTGTAATTACCATAAAAATACCTTATtaccaaacagaagaaagtctTCACTGTTTCCCTCTCCAGTATATGATTAGGAAAAATTTGCACTCTAAAGTTTAGGATTTATTagtttaacctttttttttttaattgcatctttcattcaaacttcagaaaattcagataGCAATTTATATTGAAACTATGTTTGCAAGCTCTTTTTCTTGACATGAGCCCAAATTTACAGTTATAAGACTTCAGGCTAAAGTAGGCTGCTACCCatatgttttcctcttcttggtATAAAAACTGAAGACTCATTTGCTTTCGTTGATACAGTTCTTTTCAGATACCTTCATACCTTTAACCCTGGCACAGCACCGAGCTACTTTAAAACAAGTGATTAATAGGTATTACGGAACAGATAAGTATTAAATAACACATCAATGTTACTTTGTGTCTCTAATTTTGCACACAAAGCTTGAAAAGTGCAACTGGTCTACTGGCTTTTGCAAATAAGTTTAAGCTACTGGCTGAAACAAATATTTGGATTCCAGAGTGTTAATGTTCCATTTTTACACTTAAGACTTCCAGATCTGTGCATAAATGTGTGTTTAGACTACTAAATATCAAAACCAGTAAACACTTTTACATAAGCTTTTTCTGACTTCCTAATCCATTTATAGtctaacacaaacaaaaccaaaacattcaCTAGCTGAAGAACTACATAATTCACCAGGCATCCCCTCACTGCAATAATGTGAACGGAATCTTAAAGTAGCATCTCCCATGTGTGGCCATAGCAAAAAATTTAATTGAGAACTACTGATTTGTTCCtcacaaaaataatgaatgatgGAGTTagttcataaaataaaatttaaatccaGTCCTTTCAGAAGCCAAAATgggcaattattttttttttgtccagataaagaaacaaacatgcacaaacagtatttgtttgcactgaaaatactgaaattactgaaaataaacagcagtagGAACACCACTAATGCATACTGGATTTATTCCTCTGAGTGCTACTCAGTCAGCTAGCACATTGATGAAAAATTTAGGTATCAATATAACAAATGTTGAATGATTATGAACTGCCAGATCTCAGCAAACAGCCATCAGTGTGAAACCATTACCAAACACGAGCCCTCCCCAGTGGTGAAAAGCTGGCAGTCGGTGCTATTCAGCATTTTgtaacaatgattttttttgtctgttatCGACACGTCAAGATTCCTTTCTGGTACCCTATGGTTACAGATTTCCAAGCTTAGGCTCAGCCTAGCGAGGGGCACAGAGATAAGCAGGAAGCCAGACAACCTAGCAGCCTTTACCAAGATTAACCTCTCCAAATAAACACATGCCACAAGACGCCAAAGGGCGCTTGGAAGCAGCTTCCAAGATCCACTGAATTCACACCAACTTTGCTGCAAACTGTTAGCAAGCATGCTACACGCCTCAGGGCCAATACTGATGTGCAAACCCCTATTAAACCTTCAGCCATCTGAGTAACAAAgccccaaaatattttgctgcttcGATAAATTGGAGACTTACTATTCTGAATCTATCGATTTTTGGCTAGGGCACACAAGAGGAGagtaaaaccattaaaaatttATTCCTGACAAAACCAATTAGGCCCAGCTGCACAACAGAGACCGCCGTTAGTCGCATTACTCAAACTTCTTATTCACACACCCGTCACCAGAAGATTAATTACGTCAActaagaagcagcaggagcaggcgGGAGGATGACAGGCTCCCAAGCTAGCGCTGAGGTGATTTACCGACACCCACCTCGCCGGCAGCGGTTTCCTGCCGCCCGGCAGGGAGCACCCGGGCTACCGCCGCTTCCCGCGGCCCGTCATCTCCCGTGCACCGCCTACTATCGCGATATGGCCGGGCCAGCCGACAGGGCCCCCGCCGGCGGCTCCGGGCACGGGGTGAGGCGGCCGCCTCACGGCGCTGACGGCTGGTGGGGGCtggcccggcccgccccgcccgctgATTGGCCGCCGCGGGGGTTTGAAGGGAAGGGCGGGAAAATCCGGTGGGCGCCAGCGGGGTTACTCCGCCTCAGGTCGGCAGCGCGGTGCCGGGCCGCCTCCTGCGGTGCCGGAAAGGGCGCGCTTCGTGCGCGCAGAGTGAGAGGTGGAaggcccggcggcgggcggggatGAGTCATGGGCTCAAAACAAGGCAGGTGTGGCCCCGCGCTTCCTACAGgactccttcccttccctttcctttccgTTCCTTTCCAGAAGCCTCTGGGGAGGCGGCTGCCCAGCAGATTCGTGCTGTTGGAGCGGCTGCGAGTGGCCACGCACCGAGCTCTCTCGGGTAGAAGCAAATCACTAACAAcaacaccaccccacccccacccacccacccccccaaaaaaaaaacacaccacaaaacaacaacaaccaccaccactggAGAAGGGAATTTGCATAATCTGGATGAACAAAGAATTTTAAGATCTCGCTCAGGCAGCCAGtgaagaatttaatttcaaCCACATGAATAAGCCCAGCATGTTTGTGCCTGTCTGAGGCTCCAGGCCTAAATGATTACTTCAGGTATTTATTATACTTGTCTTTAACTTTATgacttcagaatttaaaaaaaaaacaacaaacaaccccaaaacctatggaaaagtattttctacCAAATACCCAGTTAATCTAAGGAGATAAACTGCAATACTTTAAGTGTAAGCTTTTTCTTTAGCTGGAAAAtatctttctcattttaaattatcttgCAGAAATGTAAACGTTAGCTAATGTAATAGTCTTCATTATTTGTCACCATAAGATATCTACATGG comes from Falco naumanni isolate bFalNau1 chromosome 1, bFalNau1.pat, whole genome shotgun sequence and encodes:
- the FOXN1 gene encoding forkhead box protein N1, whose amino-acid sequence is MVSLLQDQSNIKFSSSDTLERDQQDLMKTQGDSVSPAQQTDNPTYNCQPYESDSRTERKSSESSHSPSPASPAQDQIHGRYPTSQGIHCGKNKFKASFSTEKFRRYSYEESTVGSYDRFLKSSRNPFHPYKRQISEDVFQEAHQALPPEGSPFKNARSIDGFESLPGSTGPDESESFPTHIPNISAEQPWCNSLQYSTTGQDHGSQVMQDSDIKLRTSPLEGQPGLYCYQPQVQQMYCPSHPFHQYPSGGSYPVTYITSSHYPYQRIAPQSSQESQQPLFPKPIYSYSILIFMALKNSKTGSLPVSEIYNFMTEHFPYFKTAPDGWKNSVRHNLSLNKCFEKVENKSGNSSRKGCLWALNPAKIDKMQEELQKWKRKDPVAVRKSMAKPEELDTLIGDKSEKLRSSIMSCSPTGVASASLSRQMAVQSHSLCEPSLSSGVSQPLQSIHASGALHVKNPLSNLLGGQQTACYTSPQGFPPISSTLMQQSPDPQTLFPSGEAQSELRTQPSITQDSPLPAQTPPTCGVKMLTEHSTARTMQDTLMQEGDLSNDIDALNPSLTDFDLQGNLWEELKDDSLAVDPLVLISSSPMSSQCFPSHCQMENSSSNSNIPNGTPHSNLPDLQLTTLYSAFMELDTVSPAYLSNSGSKPIALM